The following nucleotide sequence is from Candidatus Edwardsbacteria bacterium.
AGATCATCGCACCAAAACTTATCGGCTGGGACGCCCTGGAGCAGGTAAAGATTGATCAATCCATGCTGGAGATGGACGGCACCGAGACCAAATCCAAGCTGGGGGCCAACGCCATCCTGGGGGTCTCCCTGGCGGTGGTCCGGGCCGCGGCCATTGCCCTGGATATCCCCCTCTACCGCCATATCGGCGGGGTGGACGCCCGGTTGCTGCCGGTGCCAATGATGAATTTCCTGAATGGCGGCAAGCATGCCGGATGGAATATCGAGATGCAGGAGTTCATGATCGTGCCGTCCGGAGCCAAAAGTTTTGCCCAAGCCGTTCAGATGGCCAGCGAGACCTTTCATACCCTGGCCAAGCTGCTCAAAGAGAAAGGTTATCTGACCACGGTGGGCGACGAGGGCGGCTTTGCCCCGCCATTGAAGACCAACGAGGAAGCCCTGGAGATGCTGACCCAGGCCATCGAGAAGGCGGGATACCGCCCCGGGGAGGATATATTCCTGGCCATGGATCCGGCCTCCACCGAGTTCTATGAAAAGGGATACTACAAAGTGGATGGCAAGAAACTTTCATCCGCCGAGATGGTGGATCTTTACGAAAAATATGTCAATAAATATCCGTTGGTCTCCCTGGAGGACGGCCTGGCCGAGGATGACTGGGAAGGATGGAAACTGCTGACCGACCGGCTGGGCAAAAGGATCCAGCTGGTGGGCGATGACCTGTTCGTCACCAACGTCAAGCGCTTGAAGATGGGCTTTGAAAAGGAAGTGGCCAATTCCATTTTGATCAAGCTGAATCAGATCGGCACGCTGACCGAGACCCTGGACTGCATCCGGCTGGCCAAGCTGAACGGCTACACCACCGTCATTTCGCACCGCTCCGGGGAAACATCGGATTCCACCATCGCCGACGTGGCGGTGGCGGTAAACGGAGGGCAGATCAAGACCGGCTCCATCTCCCGCAGCGACCGCAGCGCCAAGTATAATCAGCTGCTGCGCATCGAGGAGGAGCTGGGGTCGGCCGCCCAGTACCCCGGCAGATCCATATTCAAATGATAAAGCACCATGCCCCGTTCCGGCGCACATAGGAGCAGTTCCACCAAGGCCGTTCTGGCGCTGGTGATATCCTCATTTGTGATCGTGATCCTGATGTTCGGAATGGGGCGCTACGGCTGGATAACCATGCTCCGGGTTGATCGCCAGCAGAAGCGGATAAAAAAGGAGATGCTGGCCAACCTGGCCCACAGCGAGATCCTGTGCCGGGAGATCAAGCGTTTGAAGTCCGACAGCTTTTACTTGGAATCCCAG
It contains:
- a CDS encoding septum formation initiator family protein, whose protein sequence is MPRSGAHRSSSTKAVLALVISSFVIVILMFGMGRYGWITMLRVDRQQKRIKKEMLANLAHSEILCREIKRLKSDSFYLESQAREKLGMTRPGETSYRFYPADSLKKRP
- the eno gene encoding phosphopyruvate hydratase is translated as MTAITKIHAREIMDSRGNPTVEVDCHLECGAIGRAAVPSGASTGQHEALELRDGDAKRYLGKGVLQAVKNVNEIIAPKLIGWDALEQVKIDQSMLEMDGTETKSKLGANAILGVSLAVVRAAAIALDIPLYRHIGGVDARLLPVPMMNFLNGGKHAGWNIEMQEFMIVPSGAKSFAQAVQMASETFHTLAKLLKEKGYLTTVGDEGGFAPPLKTNEEALEMLTQAIEKAGYRPGEDIFLAMDPASTEFYEKGYYKVDGKKLSSAEMVDLYEKYVNKYPLVSLEDGLAEDDWEGWKLLTDRLGKRIQLVGDDLFVTNVKRLKMGFEKEVANSILIKLNQIGTLTETLDCIRLAKLNGYTTVISHRSGETSDSTIADVAVAVNGGQIKTGSISRSDRSAKYNQLLRIEEELGSAAQYPGRSIFK